A stretch of DNA from Pyxicephalus adspersus unplaced genomic scaffold, UCB_Pads_2.0 Sca510, whole genome shotgun sequence:
CAGTATTAGGACCTGTGTCAATGGATCTCTGAGATCATGATGCATTTTGAGCACCAGTTGATCTTATAACCTGcttcaaatgttttttgcagTCCAATAGGTCTGTATGTAATACAAAACCTGTCTGACGCAAACAAAAGCTCTTAGACACAGGTTTTTACCCTCCGGTTCCGTATTTTATTAAACTTGTGATATAAACCTTCATATTATAAAATAGAAGCCTGCAAACATTTCATTCTTTATCATTTTGTACTGttggaatattttaaaaacattgtaagaaTGTgagtttctgtttttctgatcCCTATGtactattttttgtttcttttttttctttatttttttatccaacagCATTTAGTGCCAATGGAAAAGATGTAATTGTGGATTTCCCCCAGCAGTCGCACTGGACCGGATTGTTGTCAGAAATGGAACTGGTCCCCAGTCTACATCCTGGAGTGACGTATGTTAAAGTGccatcttgttgttttttttttataatatattatatatataaaacacacacacgcTGAGGAAGTCTGGAGGTAGCCATAAAAATTCACTAACTTCAAGTTTTCAGATAATGTTTGTTCCAGACAACCAACTGCTTAGCCTGTTAGCATTTTTGGGCACAGGTcaaaacattgtattgtatttgtaggTGTCTAcagtatgaaatatttatatgctgtatattttaaGCTGTCAAGATGCCCCTTGATAGGGATGACACCTTCACTTAACAGTGGGTGTCTCTAGAAGAGATTTATATTAAGAAGCCTATTAAGCAGCAGTTTTACTGCTATTTTAGTGCAGTATCTAATTCTGTAGCCAAAAATATTGTGATTTGACATCATCCTAGATGGGATTTTGTAGTTCAAGTATAGGCTAAACTCCAGGTCAATAAAATATAGTACTAGCTTTTCAAATAGGATATAGTTTAAGCTGGTAATCTAAttttagacatgtttttttttatctttaagcCTACATCTTTCAGTTAATGCCTGGTTCTGACATTAGGGTTCTTTTTTgttcaggcatttttttttattgtggaacaaCTGTCTTCAGATTGTTTCCAGAGTGTTCTCACTTTGTCACACAATCACATGAGATGGCAAACAGccatgtatttatgtttttcactGACATGTTTTCTGTTATCACTATCAGGAAGCCCACCCCGAGCAGTATACTACTGTGTATTAGCTGGAGCAAGTCCACTTGTACAATAAATGGCTACAAAGAGGCTGATGGTGTTCAGCAGTGATgatgtccaaaaaaaataaaaaataaagtgaaaggagtgttttaaaagaaaaggcaTTTGATTATGAAAGATACTGATTTAGCAAACTAAACTGAATCCAGGTAGGGTTTAGATTACTTTAATAGGATTTCTCTATTTCCTTTTACAGTTGTGATGGCTGCCAGATGTTTCCAATTCATGGACCCAGATTTAAATGTCGTAATTGTGATGACTTTGATTTCTGTGAAACCTGCTTTAAAAATCGGAAACATAATACAAGGCATACATTTGGAAGAATAAATGAGCCAGGTATACTTCTATAACTTTATTTAGAGTTTCCTATACAATATATGTGtaagtacatttttgtttatggcttttgtttttttctaatataggCCAGTCTCCAGTGTTCTGTGGGCGATCAGGAAAACAACTGAAGAGGCGGCACAGTGGCCAGAGGGGCATGTTATTAGATGATTGGTCCAGAATTGTAAAAAATCTAACTGTTTCTTCTTCACAAAACCAAGCATCTCGTCTTATTGATGGAAGTGAGCAGTGCTGGCAGTCATCTGGATCTCAAGGAAAGGcaagttaaatgtttttatacaataataaacacttttgtgttaaaaaaataaactgcaaatttCAGGCCATTAATCTAATCAGAATTAACTCTGTACTGGTGTGGTACATGTAAAGTAAAGTTGGATTTATTGCTGTTGAttactgcagttttttcttttttgttaaaatctgcaataaaaccttCTTAAAATGAAAGCACGCAATAGGAGAACCTGGTTatgtgatcatattttttttttccctgtcctCTACAGCACTGGATACGGTTGGAGATTTTCCCAGATGTTCTAGTACACAGGTTGATGATGATTGTGGATCCTGCGGATAGCAGTTACATGCCATCGCTTGTAGTTGTATCAGGTATGGGATTGTTAgccaagaaaattaaaatatataatcagGAACTCCTCCATTAGTAACTCTGTATGATGCTCTTTACATTGCATTAATTGTGTTTTACTTGTAGTATTGTATTTTGTTAGATAGAAGGCACCCTAACACAACCTCAGAACAGTTTAAAGTAGAATCTTTTATGTTATTACACAATGCTgccaaagcaaatgtttttttttttttttatgcccccCTTGGTACAAATTGCACAGGAATGATGCACTGGTATTACTTAAAGGAAGCCAGACCAGAACTGTAATGTGCAGTCAGTGCTAGAATTGGTGTGTGTAGACAGGAAGTGTTATTGTTAAAAAGGttttggacatttaaaaaaaataatgaaaatctaAACTACTCTCCCCATTACTTCCTCACTGGTGGTGACACCTTTGTCTAAACATTTTTCGTGTTCAGGATATTTGGATTGGTTGGCTGGGCTGCAATGACAAAACTCCTGTGCATGTACATGAGAGTTATTTATTGTGGCACCCAGGGGGGCAAGAATGTAAACTGAGcttgtaagtttgttttactgcataggGGATTCAGCATATCTCTTCTACAGAAAAGACCTGTCTGTTTgcttgttggcttttttttttttattttttttttttttaaacaggttcCATGTTAAATTATATGTCATGCAGTTAtgcagttagggtttacatttacttaattcatttatatttttatctgttgatCACAaacttatatttgtttttttcatttaaggaGGAAACTCTCTTAATAACCTCATTGAATTAAAGACAATCAACATAAATCCTATAGACATGAGTGTCTTGCTGCTTAGCGACTGTACAGAAGTAAGTGGGCCCTTCAGCTGCATTTTTAAGataattttcagtttttgaatttttgaaaGGTAGTGTTCATTTTGCGTTTACCTGTTCTAGTATCACAGATATATTGAGATTGCTATAAAGCAGTGTCGGAGCTCTGGCATTGACTGTAAAATCCATGAGCTGAGCATTATCGGACAGATCCGTGCAGAGGACGAAGATTTAGCAACCGTTCCATTTCTTGCTTCTGATaatgaggaagaagatgatgataaGACCAGCACTGGCAGGTAAGTGTTACAACAGTTATAAATGATAGTACTGTCTTCCAATATTCATTACTAAGGTAAACACTTCCCTTTTGGCATTTGCTTTGTCCACACAAGGCAATGCAGCAGAGTCTAGCTTATATTTCTGTGCATACTTTTTAATTGGGCTGTGGTGATACTAGGTGATACTAGGTGATACGTGGTCATTACATACTTTGGCACTAGTTTCCAGTGATACACCTAATTATGCCttactgctgcttttttttacagtgcaagTTCATAGGCCTGCTGTGCCACCGTAATGAATATTCTCTGTATGTGGCTGATGCATTTTTTAAGCAGGAGCACTGAGTGATTGCTGTGAAATACAGGTATCGCTCTACTGGCTAATCTACAAATCTATTTATTgggcttccaaaaaaaaaaaaaatgaaaacatacacaTGTAGATGCACTATATTTCCCCATAGAGAATTGTTATAGAATATCAGAATACAATTTACTTATGTTGTTCTTTATTACTgataataattactaataataataattattaatactaGAATAACAAGCTTTGTCTCTTCAGTTTTGTCAGGAAAAAAGTAGCAGCTTCAGAATCTGCAGCAACAATCAGAACCAAAGTATTTGTTTGGGGTTTGAATGACAAGGATCAGCTGGGAGGATTAAAAGGTTCGAAGGTAAAATCAGATGCAGCATGTCTTATTTTCTGATATTCCGTATTAATCTGTCATGTTGTATTTGTATGCTTTATGACACCTATAATGAAAAAAACCATGGCACTGCGTGTATGACAGTTAAGGGAGGAGACAATCACAGGTTTTTTGTTGAACGTGGAATACTTGTGTAGCTTTTGTAGATGGATTATTGCAGATCTCTACTTGCtgatcagtttgagatgcttctaaaTTCATTTACTGCGgtttctgacctgcatttgatccCTTTCTAATTAGAGAACGCATacccactttaatttttttctaaacaatctCTTTCATTCCTACAAAAAATTAATTGTTGATGCTCCAGCACCATCTACTACTCACTACAGCATCCTCCTGTGTTCTGCATTGCTGCTTATtttcttcctgtgtccccagggtCAGTAGAAGTGTTACATCCCACCAGTACATACAAGAGATTGATGcagataatattacattatttcataACAACTGTTCTGCAATGCATCATTCAGGACTGCCTACAGTTGATGCTGAAGCGGAAGGACTCTGTCCTATGTatacaaaagtatttttgcaaataaaatgtggAAAGAAGGAGCTGCCCACATGAATTGTTGATGTTTTGGTGGGGTCAC
This window harbors:
- the LOC140345077 gene encoding E3 ubiquitin-protein ligase HERC2-like encodes the protein MELVPSLHPGVTCDGCQMFPIHGPRFKCRNCDDFDFCETCFKNRKHNTRHTFGRINEPGQSPVFCGRSGKQLKRRHSGQRGMLLDDWSRIVKNLTVSSSQNQASRLIDGSEQCWQSSGSQGKHWIRLEIFPDVLVHRLMMIVDPADSSYMPSLVVVSGGNSLNNLIELKTININPIDMSVLLLSDCTEYHRYIEIAIKQCRSSGIDCKIHELSIIGQIRAEDEDLATVPFLASDNEEEDDDKTSTGSFVRKKVAASESAATIRTKVFVWGLNDKDQLGGLKGSKIKVPSFSETLSALNVVQVAGGSKSLFAVTAEGKVYACGEATNGRLGLGISSGTVPIPRQMTALSNYVVKKVAVHSGGRHAMALTVDGKIFSWGEGDDGKLGHFSRMNCDKPRLVEALKSKRIRDIACGSSHSAAITSSGELYTWGLGEYGRLGHGDNTTQLKPKMVR